In Desulfoferula mesophila, the genomic window GCCTGGCGGCCATAAACATGGACGCCTTCGGCTTCGACGGCTGGGTTAAGCTGACCGACATCGACCCCCACGACATCGAGGGCCTGAGGGCCAAGCATCCCCTGTACGACCGCGAGTCGGTGGGCGTGTTGGCCGACTACGTGACCCTGGAGGCGGGCACCGGGCTGGTGCACACCGCGCCGGGCCACGGCCGCGAGGACTACGAGACCGGCCTCAAATACGGCCTGGAGGCCTACAGCCCGGTCAACGACCAGGGCCGCTTCGAAAACGACGTGGAGTTCTTCGCGGGCCAGGAGGTTTTCGAGGCCAACGCCTCGGTGCTGGCCAAGCTCAGCGAGGTGGGGGCCCTGTTGGCCACCGAAAAAATCAGCCACTCCTACCCCCACTGCTGGCGCTGCAAGAGCCCGGTGATCTTCAGGGCCACGGCCCAGTGGTTCATCTCCATGGAGGAAAACGACCTTAGAAAGCGCACCCTGGAAGCGATCCAGAACCAGATCAACTTCGTGCCCCGCTGGGGCCGGGAGCGCATCTACGGCATGATCGAAAACCGCCCCGACTGGTGCATCAGCCGCCAGCGGGCCTGGGGCGTGCCCATCATCGTGTTCCAGTGCGCCTCCTGCGGCGAGTACGTGCTCACCCCGGAGATGGCCGCCAAGGTGGTGGCCGCCTTCCGCCAAGAGGGCGCCGACGCCTGGTTCGCCCACGACGCCAAGGAACTGCTGGGCGATCTGGCGGTGTGCCCCATCTGCGGCCACACCGAGCTGAACAAGGAAAAGGACATCCTGGACGTGTGGTTCGACTCGGGCACCAGCCAGGCGGCGGTGCTGGAGCCCAACCCAGACCTCACCTGGCCGGCCGACCTGTACCTGGAGGGCAGCGACCAGCACCGCGGCTGGTTCCACAGCTCGCTGTTGTGCGCCATGGGCACCAAGGGCGAGCCGCCGTACCGCATGGTGCTCACCCACGGCTTCGTGGTCGACGGCGACGGCCGCAAGATGTCCAAGAGCTTGGGCAACGTGATCCCGCCCCAAAAGGTCATCGACCAGTACGGCGCGGAGATCCTGCGCCTGTGGGTGGCCTCGGAGGACTACACCGACGACATCCGCATCAGCCCGGACATCCTCAAGCAGTTGGCCGAGGCCTATCGCCGCATCCGCAACACCATGCGCTTCATGATGGGCAACCTGGACGACTTCGACCCCGCCACCGACCAGGTGGCCCCGGCGGACATGGGCGAGATGGACCGCCTGATGCTGCACCGGCTGCAGGAGCTCATCGCCCGCTGCCTGGGCGGCTACCAGGAGTTCAACTTCCACACCGTGTTCCACGGCCTGCACAACTTCTGCGTGGTGGACCTCTCGGGCTTCTACCTGGACGTGATCAAGGACCGCCTGTACACCAGCGCCCCGGCCGGACCCGAGCGCCGCGGCGCCCAGACGGTGGTGTATCGCCTCTTGGACGCCATGGTGCGCCTGAGCGCGCCCATCATGTCCTTCACCGCCGAGGAGGCCTGGGAG contains:
- the ileS gene encoding isoleucine--tRNA ligase, giving the protein MDYKKTLNLPSTKFPMKANLPQREPEMLKRWEEEGLYQQLRQQAKGRQKYILHDGPPYANGNIHMGTAFNKVLKDIIVKSRQMSGKDAVYVPGWDCHGLPIEHEVDKKLGGKKAQMGQLAVRKACRAYAKKFIDTQRKEFMRLGVLGDWFHPYLTMSYDYEAVTAGELAKFYELGGVYHSKKPIYWCNSCQTALAEAEVEYAEHTSPSIYVAFPVTDDLGAKYPELAGKPVYLVIWTTTPWTIPANLAVAANPELDYVAVEHQGKVYILAERLAAINMDAFGFDGWVKLTDIDPHDIEGLRAKHPLYDRESVGVLADYVTLEAGTGLVHTAPGHGREDYETGLKYGLEAYSPVNDQGRFENDVEFFAGQEVFEANASVLAKLSEVGALLATEKISHSYPHCWRCKSPVIFRATAQWFISMEENDLRKRTLEAIQNQINFVPRWGRERIYGMIENRPDWCISRQRAWGVPIIVFQCASCGEYVLTPEMAAKVVAAFRQEGADAWFAHDAKELLGDLAVCPICGHTELNKEKDILDVWFDSGTSQAAVLEPNPDLTWPADLYLEGSDQHRGWFHSSLLCAMGTKGEPPYRMVLTHGFVVDGDGRKMSKSLGNVIPPQKVIDQYGAEILRLWVASEDYTDDIRISPDILKQLAEAYRRIRNTMRFMMGNLDDFDPATDQVAPADMGEMDRLMLHRLQELIARCLGGYQEFNFHTVFHGLHNFCVVDLSGFYLDVIKDRLYTSAPAGPERRGAQTVVYRLLDAMVRLSAPIMSFTAEEAWEYVPGAKATQPSVHMAELPVVDEALMDAELAKRWKRLLTLRGEVNKALDIARKDKLVGNSLQAVLSLTADADTLEFLGQNAAAFAEITMVSELRLLDAAPEGPTLASEEIEGLVILVEPTEASKCPRCWMHSKTVGEDTEHPELCSRCAAVVREIA